CAACTATAGTTCCTGACACAATAACAACTTATAAATTTGATGCTCGTCAAGCTCATTCATGAATGAAATAAAACTAAGAACTGCTTATTTGAGTTAATATGatatgttatgttatgtttttGGATTGAATGAattgttctttattttctctGAGCTTAAAGAGTCTCTACTTCTCACTGCAGACAGATACATCTTCTGTTCTAAAGGAGGCAATGGAATACATAGGATTCCTTCATAAACAAGTTAAGGTTTGGCCATTCTTGCTACATTATGCTGAAATTATCACTGTTAATATTCTAGTAATTGGTTTCATATATCGCAAACATACATACTTGGTTTGGACCCAAAAAGACATTACAGATTCTAAATCATGTTTAACAAGACCTTGATCTtatgcaatttttttctcttccttttttgaCAGCTGCTCAGTGCTCCATACCTTGAAACTTCAGCAGCAGCCAAGATGCAGGTAAGCATAACGTGAACACTCTCACCATGGATTAGCAAACGGATGAGGTCAAACATTTTCTTGTGGGGGCGTTCAGCATCAAATTCATGAAACATTTATTATACCCACAAGAACCCTTGTCTCTACCATTCTTATTGTCGATTCATATGCTATGCTATAAAGTGGCCACATCTCCCCCTGTTAAGTTTCATATCTATATACtcacacattaaaaaaaacctataaatatttCAGTTTTTTGATGTAAATACAAGCATTGATGTGCATATTTGAGAGCAACCCAAGagtaaaaatgtaatatttcatTGAAAACTGACAAAATCAACCAATTAAAAAAGAACTGCAGagtaaaaatacaataattttggAACAAGAGAGTACTATGTAGCATGACTTTCTTGCAAATGATGAATGAAACCTTGATTAATGAATGCAGTTCAATTGGTggttataaatgaatttttgcAATTTCAGGGTATGGAAGCATGCAGCCTGAGGAGTAGAGGGTTATGCCTTGTTCCTGTGTCATTTACAATTGGAGTTGCTGAGAGCAATGGTGCAGATATCTGGGCTCCCATCAAAACTACTACTTCACCTAAATTGGAGAATGATGTGTCTCAATTTCATTGACAAAgtttctcacttttattgcagCCTAAAGGTTGCTATGCTAAGTTGCTAAAGCAGTGTAGTGGCATGAAAATTTGTCATCATACATCTAGATGGAATCCTCTAATAGCTAAAATAGTTAAAGCATTAAAAGAACTCTCTAGTCATGAAGCTGTTCCATACCTTTAAGATTTTAAATGGGTGATGGGGCTAAGCTTCCAATTAGCCAAATGTGTCCTTAATTTCTTGTGCTGATTATTAAGTGTATATCTCAAAATTTCTAGTTGTATAATGATTCCATGTACTGATTAGCTTAATGAAAGTCGTTTCTTGATTTGATGAAAGAAACACTGTCAATGTTTCACTGTCCTGATTTAGATgtcttttttcatatttcatttctGCTTTTTGACCTGCATTTATCAATGCTGTTTAGTGTGCGCTAAAAAACAATATAGTTAGCTGTCTTGAATATTTGGCACGAATAACATTGGGACGATGATACTAAGTActgttaaattttgttaatttagcCATAGAATCTAATAGTGAGAAATTTTAAAGTGTTATCTGATATtgaaactttattatatttaaatatattatactcaAACAAAATGGCATATTAAGTATGGTTGAGAATTTGTTTTTAGAATCAATGCTACTTTAAACATGAATTTTGAAGAAAGTGagctttattaaattttatacttgttCAAGTTAACGTAAAGTTggattttgaagaaaaaaagtgcgataataataattagaggTTGAATTATGTTACACAATAGAAGTGTCACTGTAACTGTCGTGTACAGACAGTTCGACCATTTGTGCTTGATTGATGGGCATTTTTAGTAAATTAATGATGTCTTGTGTGcacttttatgttatttttgttccATCTCTTGttgaaaattatacaaattggGAGAAAGTCGTTTTcgaaagtaaaattaaaaaagaaaatgtgattgAAATTGATGTTCACTTTTGTTGAAGTCAAGTGACCTATAGCCTCTCCCATGAGGTCTTTCGGTTGGTGTATGCATTTGAAAGTGAGCATTGCCTATTGAAAttgcaatattttaaaaaaaaaaaaatcttaaaaaggaTTTCAGGATCCTGGCATTTCAAGCATATCCATTACagtagtttttgaattttttataattttcataaatacttAACCAGTAAATTTGATGGCAGTGTTATCTAACCatcaaaaatcatatttaattataaaattgacgTGTTTCCTTAACGCAAAATCAAGTTATATCAATTATTAGCACTGTTTCCAGAATAtcttacaagaaaaaaaaaacatatatattagaGGATCATGGcaaattgttgaatttgaaatatTCAAGCAGACGATCGAAGAAGAATTGATGTGTCCTGCAATatagttttgttgttgaagatTGAGATGATGGGTTAATCTTATTGCTTGGTTAGTGTTTGAGTTGTAATCTTgtgtttaaatgttttaatgttaattaattttgattaaattaagaAGTGCtacaaattttcttataaaaactaaattagttgtgggttaaaattaattttcaatgaCCTATAATGTTAATCTTAATGGATTTGGAACTAATACATAATAAAACTTGATTTTAGTTTACTAAACTTATTCAAGCTTTTTAAGATTTGAGgttcattttgttttaattgattgcAATTACTAAAgactttcattttttaagtaatGGATTAAAATACTTAGTGCTCTTTGATCTCAAGAAGGAagtaatgattaaaatttaaaataatatatttcatagCTTCAACAAATGATATCTTACAAACGAAAGATTACATGgaagattttttatttcatccattatttttagatataaaatttatcatattcatCCAAATTATCGTCCCTAACTACGAGTTTTTGGACTGCACATATCATGTGACCCTATGAAACTAACGAATAATAAAAATCAGTGATTCAAATGAGCTTACAGGAACACAAACATTAAAAGAGAAATATCTAGATAAGATATCTAAAGCATTCCCCACCTCAGAGTAGGATCCAGGGGTCATGTGGCCTGTTGCACTTTCTCAAACACCTAAGAAAAATCATAAGAACACCTCAATAGttatttgaagattttttactttgtttatgAGTTCACAAATCCTATCaacattaaaatacaattattatcattatattctCCTTTGCTATTTCATCTCACGGTTGTGTTTGGGTAAACATTTGCTGTTACAAAATACAAGGTTGTCTCTCGAACTTGAtgaacatcataatcatcagcTGTATGCCACTGGCCAATTTGCAAATAACATAGTTCTTGGAAAATCTTTCTAGTTGAGACCTCATTGGGGGCTGCCTTAATTGCAGTCTTATGGGTAGTGCCTTAATTCTACATTGATTAGAGATATAACTTATATAGAGCTTAAAAAGCCTGGAGAATCATCACTTTATAAGTTTGTTTAACGGAATTGAATTAAATCCTAAGGCCAATTTCAAAAATGATAGAGTCTATCCTAAATTTATTGAGTCAATTACATTGTCACACTCCTGACAAAAGCCTAGGCATGAGGGGATGCTGGAAATCCGCCTTAATTTCAGTCGACCCTATCCACAAATGTTTTGCAAAGGCTACCTATAAAGGGACTGACTAGAAAAGCGTGGAGCCAATCACAAACATGTTTATAGAATCAAGAATTGTTTTAGAATGTCTTGTCTCTACAACTCTCAAAAAAATGGCAGGGCTGAGAGAAAATACATACATGTTACTGAACTTGACCTAACCCTGTTAGCACAAATCAAAATGCCCCTATACTACTGGTGGAAAGCTTTCTCCAATGTTGTTTATCTAATCAATAGACTACCATCATCAATAAATCCAAGCAAAAGTCCATACTTCATGATTTACAAGAAAGAATCTAACTATGGAAAATTGAAACCTTTTGGATGTGCCTGTTATCCTTGTCTTAAaccataaaatcaaaataactttCAGTTTCATACAACTAGATGTGTGTTTCTTGGTTACAATAACTCACACAAAGGATACAAATGCATTAACTCTCATGGGAGAATTTTCATCTCAACATGTGATTTTCAATAAGAATCACTACCCCTTTCACGAAGGTTTCATTGATACAAGAAATTCTTTAAAAGAATTAACTGAACCTATGTCTATTTTGCTTCCAAATTACTCTGCAGGTACCACTGTCAACAATACACTTAAACTAGACAACAATACTACAAGTCATCAGGAAGAAATCACAAGTGATAGTCTTGTCAACAATGGTACAAATGAAGGAGATCTTGGTGAATCTTTTATTGATACATCAAAATAAAGTCAATAAGAAGGTTCAACATCAGTAAAGTCAATAGAGAACAACAGTCAAACTAAAACCGAAAGCAATCAACCTAACACCAACACTCATTGAATGGTGACCAGAAGTAAAGCTAGAATTTACAAGCCTAAACAACCATACATAGGATTGACAAAGGTTCGTGAAGATGATAAAGAACTAAGAAATGTCAAGGAAGCTCTAATCAAgccaaaatgaaaagaaaccaTGGATGCAGAATTCAAGGCTCTAATAATGTCTAATCAAACTTGGACATTAATACCATTCAAGAGTCAAGAAAACATTATAGACTCAAAATGGGTATTCAAAACCAAGTATAAAACAGATGGTTCAATCgaaagaagaaaagcaagaCTTGTTGCAAGAAGTTTCCAACAAATAGCAGGCATAAACTTTGATGAAACTTTTAGTTCTTTGGTCAAGTCCAACTTTGTCAAAATCATATTAGCCATTGTAGTACATTTCAATTGGGATGTTAGGAAACTTGACATAAACAATGCCTTCCTAAATGGAAATATGAAGAAATACTTTTTATGCATCAACTTGAAGGCCACATAAACTCAACAAAACCGAATCATATATGTAGATTGTCCAAGGCCATATATGGTTTAAAGAAGGAACCAAGGGCTTGGTTTGATAGACTAAGAGGCACGCTTCTGAATTGGGGTTTTCAAAACACCAAAAGTGATTCTTCTCTATCCATTGTTAACATTATTGTAACAAGAAACAACCGCCAGTATTATGAAACATTCATCAAGGAGGGGGTTCACCGAGGAGACACAATACCAATGAGATCTAAGCCTAAccacataagggattgacaTCACTctttacccaaaaccttaaggcaatgggttaatgggtctttcatctttatatagtgctctactttctcatttctatccaatgtgggactttgactcacacttggattcccaacaatctccccctcaaGGGTGAGTCCTTCCACATTGGTACACTCCCCCTCCAGTGGATGCATTCCCAACACCACGAGTAGCCCTTTCCAACCACCGTTCATCTTAACGAAACTTGCTTACCTGAATACCCTTTGTCAGGAAGACTTTCGGTATAGAGATCATTATACTCGTCTAAGCCGGTCACCACGACAAACCATCGGCTCTGATACCACAGTTGGGTCTATCAAGGAGGGGGTTCACTAGGGAGACACAATACCAATGAGATTTGAGCCCAACCACATAAGGGATCGACACCACTCTTTACcaaaaaccttaaggcaatgggttaatgggtctttcatctttatatagtgctctactttctcatttggtttaaacctctttttggtccctaagttatgagcggatgttcagtttagtccccgcttttaaaaatgtaaacctttggttcctaagttataaaaaatgtatNNNNNNNNNNNNNNNNNNNNNNNNNNNNNNNNNNNNNNNNNNNNNNNNNNNNNNNNNNNNNNNNNNNNNNNNNNNNNNNNNNNNNNNNNNNNNNNNNNNNNNNNNNNNNNNNNNNNNNNNNNNNNNNNNNNNNNNNNNNNNNNNNNNNNNNNNNNNNNNNNNNNNNNNNNNNNNNNNNNNNNNNNNNNNNNNNNNNNNNNNNNNNNNNNNNNNNNNNNNNNNNNNNNNNNNNNNNNNNNNNNNNNNNNNNNNNNNNNNNNNNNNNNNNNNNNNNNNNNNNNNNNNNNNNNNNNNNNNNNNNNNNNNNNNNNNNNNNNNNNNNNNNNNNNNNNNNNNNNNNNNNNNNNNNNNNNNNNNNNNNNNNNNNNNNNNNNNNNNNNNNNNNNNNNNNNNNNNNNNNNNNNNNNNNNNNNNNNNNNNNNNNNNNNNNNNNNNNNNNNNNNNNNNNNNNNNNNNNNNNNNNNNNNNNNNNNNNNNNNNNNNNNNNNNNNNNNNNNNNNNNNNNNNNNNNNNNNNNNNNNNNNNNNNNNNNNNNNNNNNNNNNNNNNNNNNNNNNNNNNNNNNNNNNNNNNNNNNNNNNNNNNNNNNNNNNNNNNNNNNNNNNNNNNNNNNNNNNNNNNNNNNNNNNNNNNNNNNNNNNNNNNNNNNNNNNNNNNNNNNNNNNNNNNNNNNNNNNNNNNNNNNNNNNNNNNNNNNNNNNNNNNNNNNNNNNNNNNNNNNNNNNNNNNNNNNNNNNNNNNNNNNNNNNNNNNNNNNNNNNNNNNNNNNNNNNNNNNNNNNNNNNNNNNNNNNNNNNNNNNNNNNNNNNNNNNNNNNNNNNNNNNNNNNNNNNNNNNNNNNNNNNNNNNNNNNNNNNNNNNNNNNNNNNNNNNNNNNNNNNNNNNNNNNNNNNNNNNNNNNNNNNNNNNNNNNNNNNNNNNNNNNNNNNNNNNNNNNNNNNNNNNNNNNNNNNNNNNNNNNNNNNNNNNNNNNNNNNNNNNNNNNNNNNNNNNNNNNNNNNNNNNNNNNNNNNNNNNNNNNNNNNNNNNNNNNNNNNNNNNNNNNNNNNNNNNNNNNNNNNNNNNNNNNNNNNNNNNNNNNNNNNNNNNNNNNNNNNNNNNNNNNNNNNNNNNNNNNNNNNNNNNNNNNNNNNNNNNNNNNNNNNNNNNNNNNNNNNNNNNNNNNNNNNNNNNNNNNNNNNNNNNNNNNNNNNNNNNNNNNNNNNNNNNNNNNNNNNNNNNNNNNNNNNNNNNNNNNNNNNNNNNNNNNNNNNNNNNNNNNNNNNNNNNNNNNNNNNNNNNNNNNNNNNNNNNNNNNNNNNNNNNNNNNNNNNNNNNNNNNNNNNNNNNNNNNNNNNNNNNNNNNNNNNNNNNNNNNNNNNNNNNNNNNNNNNNNNNNNNNNNNNNNNNNNNNNNNNNNNNNNNNNNNNNNNNNNNNNNNNNNNNNNNNNNNNNNNNNNNNNNNNNNNNNNNNNNNNNNNNNNNNNNNNNNNNNNNNNNNNNNNNNNNNNNNNNNNNNNNNNNNNNNNNNNNNNNNNNNNNNNNNNNNNNNNNNNNNNNNNNNNNNNNNNNNNNNNNNNNNNNNNNNNNNNNNNNNNNNNNNNNNNNNNNNNNNNNNNNNNNNNNNNNNNNNNNNNNNNNNNNNNNNNNNNNNNNNNNNNNNNNNNNNNNNNNNNNNNNNNNNNNNNNNNNNNNNNNNNNNNNNNNNNNNNNNNNNNNNNNNNNNNNNNNNNNNNNNNNNNNNNNNNNNNNNNNNNNNNNNNNNNNNNNNNNNNNNNNNNNNNNNNNNNNNNNNNNNNNNNNNNNNNNNNNNNNNNNNNNNNNNNNNNNNNNNNNNNNNNNNNNNNNNNNNNNNNNNNNNNNNNNNNNNNNNNNNNNNNNNNNNNNNNNNNNNNNNNNNNNNNNNNNNNNNNNNNNNNNNNNNNNNNNNNNNNNNNNNNNNNNNNNNNNNNNNNNNNNNNNNNNNNNNNNNNNNNNNNNNNNNNNNNNNNNNNNNNNNNNNNNNNNNNNNNNNNNNNNNNNNNNNNNNNNNNNNNNNNNNNNNNNNNNNNNNNNNNNNNNNNNNNNNNNNNNNNNNNNNNNNNNNNNNNNNNNNNNNNNNNNNNNNNNNNNNNNNNNNNNNNNNNNNNNNNNNNNNNNNNNNNNNNNNNNNNNNNNNNNNNNNNNNNNNNNNNNNNNNNNNNNNNNNNNNNNNNNNNNNNNNNNNNNNNNNNNNNNNNNNNNNNNNNNNNNNNNNNNNNNNNNNNNNNNNNNNNNNNNNNNNNNNNNNNNNNNNNNNNNNNNNNNNNNNNNNNNNNNNNNNNNNNNNNNNNNNNNNNNNNNNNNNNNNNNNNNNNNNNNNNNNNNNNNNNNNNNNNNNNNNNNNNNNNNNNNNNNNNNNNNNNNNNNNNNNNNNNNNNNNNNNNNNNNNNNNNNNNNNNNNNNNNNNNNNNNNNNNNNNNNNNNNNNNNNNNNNNNNNNNNNNNNNNNNNNNNNNNNNNNNNNNNNNNNNNNNNNNNNNNNNNNNNNNNNNNNNNNNNNNNNNNNNNNNNNNNNNNNNNNNNNNNNNNNNNNNNNNNNNNNNNNNNNNNNNNNNNNNNNNNNNNNNNNNNNNNNNNNNNNNNNNNNNNNNNNNNNNNNNNNNNNNNNNNNNNNNNNNNNNNNNNNNNNNNNNNNNNNNNNNNNNNNNNNNNNNNNNN
This genomic stretch from Vigna radiata var. radiata cultivar VC1973A chromosome 7, Vradiata_ver6, whole genome shotgun sequence harbors:
- the LOC106769356 gene encoding transcription factor bHLH153 isoform X1, whose product is MIASSFCNADSMFSREEGIDVRKMMEHKRSPCSVDQSSYTSIASKRQKADLSISTKERKEKIGERIVALQQLVSPYGKTDTSSVLKEAMEYIGFLHKQVKLLSAPYLETSAAAKMQGMEACSLRSRGLCLVPVSFTIGVAESNGADIWAPIKTTTSPKLENDVSQFH
- the LOC106769356 gene encoding transcription factor bHLH153 isoform X2 → MIASSFCNADSMFSREEGIDVRKMMEHKRSPCSVDQSSYTSIASKRQKADLSISTKERKEKIGERIVALQQLVSPYGKTDTSSVLKEAMEYIGFLHKQLLSAPYLETSAAAKMQGMEACSLRSRGLCLVPVSFTIGVAESNGADIWAPIKTTTSPKLENDVSQFH
- the LOC106769356 gene encoding transcription factor bHLH153 isoform X3: MKREEGIDVRKMMEHKRSPCSVDQSSYTSIASKRQKADLSISTKERKEKIGERIVALQQLVSPYGKTDTSSVLKEAMEYIGFLHKQVKLLSAPYLETSAAAKMQGMEACSLRSRGLCLVPVSFTIGVAESNGADIWAPIKTTTSPKLENDVSQFH